In Saccharicrinis fermentans DSM 9555 = JCM 21142, a genomic segment contains:
- the tnpA gene encoding IS66 family insertion sequence element accessory protein TnpA, with amino-acid sequence MKRRKSLNRSMFEHVVLQQESGQTIGSYAKQIGVTRSKMQYWVGKYKALEKTQKTESDTSLKFIDLNSFGLQNAQVDSFASTESSATTAVSSLQDERLPQMSLTFPNGMSLKIY; translated from the coding sequence ATGAAACGCAGAAAATCCTTAAACCGAAGCATGTTTGAGCATGTGGTTCTACAGCAGGAAAGCGGCCAAACTATAGGAAGTTACGCCAAACAAATTGGAGTAACACGCTCGAAAATGCAATACTGGGTAGGTAAATACAAAGCCCTTGAAAAGACTCAAAAAACAGAAAGCGACACCAGCCTGAAATTTATTGACCTTAACTCATTCGGTCTTCAGAATGCACAGGTTGATTCTTTCGCCTCAACAGAATCTTCGGCAACAACGGCAGTTTCATCGCTACAGGATGAGCGATTGCCGCAAATGAGCCTTACTTTTCCGAACGGCATGAGCCTGAAAATTTACTAG
- a CDS encoding acyl carrier protein, translating to MKQERIRRNLYKVLRKTGVPRNKIVEDAALTEELLMDEVDLTCFLFLLETKFEVEIENSELSMLNSVGSTIEYLQKHCA from the coding sequence ATGAAACAAGAGAGAATAAGAAGAAATCTATACAAAGTTTTAAGAAAGACTGGCGTGCCCCGCAACAAAATTGTTGAAGATGCTGCCTTAACCGAAGAGTTATTGATGGACGAAGTGGATTTAACTTGTTTTCTATTTCTACTGGAAACCAAATTTGAGGTTGAAATTGAGAACTCGGAACTATCCATGCTAAACTCAGTGGGATCCACAATCGAATACCTTCAAAAACATTGCGCCTAG
- a CDS encoding DUF4494 domain-containing protein, with amino-acid sequence MNTWFECKVKYEKIDEQSGKQKKVNLPYLIDAVSYTEAESRIHAEMEQYVSGEFSVPSIKKANYTDLFFYDDGDKWYKCKVMFVTIDEDAGKEKKVANQMLVLASDLKEAYERINESMSGMTVDFDIVAIIESNIADVFPYFKDEVNEPIPANLKPLSDFEQERRTQETAEDGVVDADDVLE; translated from the coding sequence ATGAATACGTGGTTTGAGTGCAAAGTGAAGTACGAAAAGATAGATGAGCAATCGGGTAAGCAAAAAAAAGTGAACCTGCCTTATCTAATTGATGCTGTTTCATATACCGAGGCAGAAAGTAGAATACATGCAGAAATGGAACAATATGTTTCTGGTGAGTTTTCTGTTCCTTCCATTAAAAAGGCAAACTATACCGATTTGTTTTTTTATGATGATGGTGACAAATGGTATAAGTGTAAGGTGATGTTTGTTACCATTGATGAGGATGCAGGTAAAGAGAAAAAAGTAGCTAATCAAATGTTGGTACTGGCATCTGATTTAAAGGAAGCATATGAAAGAATCAATGAGTCAATGAGTGGAATGACGGTTGATTTTGATATTGTGGCCATCATAGAGAGTAATATTGCGGATGTTTTTCCTTATTTTAAAGATGAGGTGAATGAACCTATACCTGCAAACCTAAAGCCTTTGTCAGATTTTGAACAAGAGCGCAGAACGCAGGAGACAGCAGAAGATGGTGTGGTGGATGCCGATGATGTTTTGGAATAG
- the tnpB gene encoding IS66 family insertion sequence element accessory protein TnpB (TnpB, as the term is used for proteins encoded by IS66 family insertion elements, is considered an accessory protein, since TnpC, encoded by a neighboring gene, is a DDE family transposase.): MIGLSANLQYYLCCKPVDMRNGFDGLAGIVRNILKQDPVSGSVFIFINRTGTHIKLLFWDGDGFALFYKRLERGRYFLEDQDKTTPSRLITREELMMILEGLSFKNLKRKKRFKIS, encoded by the coding sequence ATGATTGGGCTGAGTGCAAACTTGCAGTACTATTTGTGCTGCAAGCCTGTTGATATGCGTAATGGCTTTGATGGACTGGCCGGAATCGTGCGCAATATATTGAAGCAGGATCCTGTCAGTGGTTCCGTTTTCATTTTTATAAATCGCACCGGAACACATATAAAGCTGTTATTTTGGGACGGAGATGGTTTTGCCTTGTTTTACAAACGTCTGGAGCGAGGTAGATATTTTCTAGAAGACCAGGATAAAACAACACCATCACGACTCATTACCCGGGAAGAGTTGATGATGATTTTGGAAGGTCTTTCCTTTAAAAATTTGAAACGAAAAAAGCGATTTAAAATCAGCTGA
- a CDS encoding DUF5675 family protein, whose protein sequence is MYNHLMPYDELKEFNNVPDMFKTQQYEVNSKTPYKAKGVTAYKSISKSFTMILPVNSIVNPNSENDIFDKSLTHWAKNTQFKKVIFTHPDSGLVYDDLYVDLNSDQFEKINDNMYRVVGNGQTGKCWDYENLRSTPTYNKEKPDENFVMQVPNKSKFTIEKKSGNYYKIKTLNGKQQDGYIYAKSCKEDGFVLDFDENNLDEIITGNDCNIPVKAGDIIGFTGPMGHIGNEQHRTTHLEVFSASDPTAFLKGKEGDKDDIADTKDYIKIAKGAMLSHHYPYTLKTGDEILVLQVEEEYSRIKLHKQYRTVEKSDLCNGTAPTEETGNYTYTNFKLDKINEAFDGTITKDSVITLNEDAEQIAKEQTSRDVSYSLPNGEHCYWVHKDHLPSGVTMMGQYFTLNSDINQLFESKPNKNYVSTFFPNDSEKQTELMGDYIISKKEVKEIKLGNVIWYEIKLQDCRGERKGYIKSDDEKVSKVSAHDWTAFGFKVLKDQPDNFIFDETEKNAPQFLKSVFKEMDTDGNKKLSPQELRRGLNDMYVCERLSKLVCYHQNEWGVNYSSLKQELETLFDKGIEQEEDEEIKEHFIKQKENSLKVIEDKVNALDFWSKVKVPGNEMPEGWTYDPTLDKSRKMYSWETQSNPQPRGKGELEPFPTDTKVYHFHPNAFVEQMRRVNNCVIEIVRKWTYWSGENSSSATISTFSVSNSNISGYITEPYGPDTTQKNKDKRIPIGEYKLTWHVSNKFSKDKYVNSTNSYISSLDDPCLNYGFPKLYNESVAKSRGILIHIGVRGEHSEGCLLPGKEKLTSNIGGKQTIIGVKESPEQFYTLIAFLEEVGIQNVKLIIKEDYEQQ, encoded by the coding sequence TTGTATAACCACCTAATGCCGTATGATGAGCTGAAAGAATTTAACAACGTACCCGATATGTTTAAAACCCAACAATACGAGGTAAACAGTAAAACACCATATAAAGCAAAAGGGGTAACAGCATATAAAAGTATCTCTAAAAGTTTTACAATGATATTGCCAGTCAATTCTATTGTAAACCCAAACTCAGAGAATGACATTTTTGATAAATCCCTCACCCACTGGGCAAAAAACACACAATTCAAAAAAGTAATATTCACACATCCCGATTCAGGACTGGTATATGACGATTTATATGTGGACTTAAATAGCGACCAATTCGAAAAAATCAACGACAACATGTATCGTGTGGTAGGCAATGGTCAGACAGGAAAATGTTGGGATTACGAGAACCTACGGAGTACACCAACATATAACAAAGAAAAGCCTGACGAAAATTTTGTTATGCAAGTCCCTAACAAATCAAAGTTCACCATTGAGAAAAAATCGGGCAATTACTACAAAATCAAAACCCTCAACGGCAAACAACAAGACGGTTATATCTATGCCAAAAGCTGTAAGGAAGATGGTTTTGTTCTCGACTTTGACGAAAACAACCTAGATGAAATCATCACGGGAAACGATTGCAACATTCCTGTAAAGGCAGGCGATATTATCGGTTTTACCGGCCCAATGGGACATATTGGCAACGAGCAACATCGCACCACCCATCTCGAAGTTTTTAGTGCAAGCGACCCAACAGCGTTTTTAAAGGGAAAAGAAGGCGATAAAGACGACATTGCTGACACCAAAGACTATATAAAAATAGCCAAAGGTGCAATGCTCAGCCATCATTACCCATATACGCTCAAAACTGGTGATGAAATATTGGTATTACAGGTTGAAGAGGAATATTCACGCATAAAACTTCACAAGCAATACCGAACAGTTGAAAAATCCGATTTATGCAACGGAACAGCACCAACAGAAGAAACAGGCAATTATACATATACTAACTTTAAGCTTGACAAAATTAACGAAGCTTTTGACGGAACAATTACCAAAGATTCGGTAATAACCCTTAACGAAGATGCTGAGCAAATTGCAAAAGAGCAAACATCCCGTGACGTAAGCTATAGCTTGCCCAATGGCGAACATTGTTACTGGGTTCATAAAGATCATTTGCCATCTGGAGTAACCATGATGGGCCAATATTTTACCCTAAACAGCGACATCAACCAACTTTTCGAAAGCAAACCCAATAAAAACTATGTTTCTACGTTTTTCCCAAACGATTCCGAAAAGCAAACAGAACTGATGGGCGACTATATTATCAGTAAAAAGGAAGTTAAAGAAATAAAGTTGGGTAACGTTATATGGTACGAAATCAAGCTACAGGATTGTCGTGGCGAACGTAAAGGCTATATAAAAAGCGATGACGAAAAAGTATCAAAGGTTTCGGCACACGACTGGACAGCTTTTGGTTTTAAAGTATTGAAAGACCAGCCCGACAATTTCATATTCGATGAAACAGAGAAAAATGCTCCGCAATTTCTAAAATCGGTATTCAAAGAAATGGACACGGATGGCAATAAAAAGTTAAGTCCGCAGGAACTGCGCCGTGGTTTGAATGATATGTATGTTTGCGAACGCCTTTCTAAACTGGTCTGCTACCACCAAAACGAATGGGGTGTAAACTACAGTAGCCTTAAACAAGAACTGGAAACTCTGTTCGATAAAGGCATCGAACAGGAAGAAGACGAAGAAATAAAAGAGCATTTTATCAAGCAAAAAGAAAACTCCCTAAAAGTAATTGAGGACAAAGTAAATGCCCTTGATTTTTGGAGCAAGGTAAAAGTACCAGGAAATGAAATGCCAGAAGGCTGGACATATGACCCCACGCTTGACAAAAGCAGAAAAATGTACTCGTGGGAAACCCAAAGCAACCCACAGCCAAGGGGCAAAGGCGAATTAGAACCTTTCCCAACAGATACAAAGGTTTATCATTTTCATCCTAATGCATTTGTTGAGCAGATGAGGCGAGTAAATAATTGTGTTATAGAAATTGTACGTAAGTGGACCTACTGGTCAGGAGAGAATAGTTCTAGCGCCACTATTAGTACTTTTTCTGTTTCCAATTCTAATATATCAGGTTATATTACTGAGCCGTATGGACCCGATACTACGCAAAAAAATAAAGATAAACGAATACCAATTGGAGAATATAAGTTAACGTGGCATGTTTCCAACAAATTTTCAAAGGATAAATATGTGAATTCGACAAATTCATACATTAGTTCTTTGGATGACCCTTGTTTGAATTATGGATTTCCAAAACTTTATAATGAAAGTGTTGCTAAATCAAGAGGAATATTGATACATATTGGAGTCAGAGGAGAACATTCTGAAGGTTGTTTGTTGCCTGGTAAGGAAAAGCTAACTAGCAATATAGGAGGAAAACAAACAATTATTGGTGTAAAAGAAAGTCCTGAGCAGTTTTACACACTTATTGCATTTCTTGAAGAAGTCGGTATTCAAAATGTTAAACTTATAATAAAAGAAGACTATGAACAACAATAG
- a CDS encoding tetratricopeptide repeat protein, which translates to MKKHLLTSMCIFYCCCVMAQENKVFDSSILNLKAFYEYDFSDSTILGNDTIYIERDSIDNFISLIVKDSIVKQKSPIIKLEELDKYCPYVFERVGIIKYLNGFIIEYYFPDKLGHTGAYKVYDIFRLKEKDNYYRLSSFFLSGNRYTQAFEKLHCWPVSLYNYHPQNENYLNEKGLKLLFKCFNYNNEECNQVAESYNKQIQRAYSDKDTITMRNLSDIIVIQMAIQRSFEPISEDIVGYNNSAYYLEQKGFYFSAVYLLSKILEISPNRTVAYINLGDAYWGLKEFENAKEAYKKYIKLMKINGKENKIPKRILDRINNL; encoded by the coding sequence ATGAAAAAACATTTATTAACCTCCATGTGTATATTTTACTGTTGTTGTGTAATGGCGCAGGAAAATAAGGTATTTGATTCTAGTATACTTAATTTAAAAGCATTTTATGAATATGATTTCTCTGATAGTACAATTTTAGGAAATGATACGATATATATAGAGAGAGATTCTATTGATAATTTTATCAGTTTGATTGTAAAAGACTCTATAGTTAAACAAAAATCACCAATCATTAAACTTGAGGAATTGGATAAGTATTGTCCATATGTTTTTGAGAGGGTTGGTATTATAAAATATTTGAATGGTTTTATAATTGAATATTATTTCCCAGATAAACTTGGGCATACAGGAGCATACAAAGTTTATGATATTTTTAGATTAAAAGAAAAAGATAATTATTATAGATTATCTTCATTTTTTTTATCTGGAAACAGATATACTCAAGCATTTGAAAAACTTCATTGTTGGCCTGTTTCATTATATAATTATCATCCTCAAAATGAAAACTATCTGAATGAAAAAGGTTTGAAATTGCTGTTTAAATGCTTTAATTATAATAATGAAGAATGTAATCAAGTGGCCGAATCTTATAACAAGCAAATACAAAGGGCTTATTCTGATAAAGATACAATTACGATGCGTAACTTGTCAGATATTATTGTTATTCAAATGGCCATACAGCGTTCGTTTGAACCAATTTCAGAAGATATAGTTGGCTACAATAACTCAGCTTACTATCTTGAACAAAAAGGTTTTTATTTTAGTGCTGTTTATCTATTAAGTAAGATATTGGAAATTTCACCCAATAGAACAGTAGCCTATATAAACCTTGGTGATGCCTATTGGGGATTAAAAGAATTTGAAAATGCAAAAGAAGCATACAAAAAGTACATAAAATTAATGAAAATCAACGGGAAAGAGAATAAAATACCCAAGCGCATATTGGACAGAATAAACAATTTATAA